CCATAGGTGCATCGACATGGAGGACATTCATTTTTTCTTTGGGTACCATGACCTCCCCAACGGTCTTGTCGTTCAAAGTGAAGACCCTTGAAAGCATCTTCCTCTCCTCGGCGGTAATAGCACCTTCATCCCACGCCATCTTAATACAGGTCATGACTTCAGCCTCAGTGAACAGGGGTCTCTTTATTTTGGCAACATCCAGGCCTATGAGATACAAAATCTTATTGGTTATGTAAGTGATCACCACGATCACAGGATTAAAAAGGGTCATGATTACATTAAGCGCGGGGGCAGTGATAAACGACACCCTTTCATTGAAGTATTTGGCATAGACTTTGGGGGTAATCTCGGCAAAGATCAGAATAGCAAGGGTTAATATAACTGTAACGTAAGCGATCCCCTTTTGCCCCCAAAAAGATATCGCCAGCGCCGTGGCAATGGCCGACATAGCGACATTGACCAGATTGTTTCCCAGCAAAATGGTCCCGATAAGCCGTTCAGGTCTTTTCAATACACGCTCGACAAGTTTGGCCCTCACGGGCATGGTTTCAGCCAAATGTCCTAGGCGCAGTTTGCTGATGGCCATAAGGGCTGTTTCAGAACCCGAAAAAAAGGCTGAAAAGCCCAAGAGCACCACCAATACGATAAGCATGAATACAAGGTTTGTTTCCTCCATCATTTGCCTCCCTAACGGATGCTTTTGTCACATTTGCATGTGGGTTAATTTTTCTGATGATCAGAAAAGAGAAATTCTACCATATAAGATCATGCGTCCACAGGTTTTACTCTACAAATCTTAGCACTTTTCTTAACCACGCGCTAGTTCGCGACCAGTATATATCCCAAATAGTAAAGAGGACTTTTAAAAGGTTAATAATATCATAAACAAGGCACATAAAATATTCAAAAAGTGGGGGTGGAGATAAAGCCTCACTTACAGGGGGAGGAGGGCTTCTTATCCCCTCGCTTCAGAGCTTTCGCGGTGACCCTTTGGGGGTTCGCAGGCGGGGAATACTTGCCCCTTCCCCGCTCTAAAGGCGGGGCTTTCCCCTTCCTGCTCACCCTCGGTGGGTACCCCACCGCTCCCAGCAACTTCGCTCGGGGACAAGAGGCCCTTTGAAGCCCACCCTCCCAAGACTGAGGGACTACGGGTGGAGATAATTTGAATTTGGAGGTAATTAGGAAAAATTTATCCTGCGAAACTGACGCAGAAAAGGTACTTGAGGAAATTTTTTGTGAAAAAAGGTTTGCAACCGCCGATAAAAAATTCTATATTTGCAATTGAACCTGTAAGAAAGAGCTAAGTGGGCTGAGCAGCATAAAAATATTGCAAACTACTGGATAGGGAAAGGAGGTAATAGGCCATGGAAGCCTTAACAATAATTATTGCCGTCATCGCCTTAATTATCGCCATCGGCGCCTATCAAAAGGCGGGGGCGATAGCCGATTTGAAGAAGCAGGCCGATGTTTTCACCAAGATAGGTGACAGCATTATCAAAACCACCGATTCCTTGCGTATTAAGACGGCCGATATCCTGGACAAGATGGAGGCGGCTGTGAGAGGCACTGAGGAGGGCAAGGAAGAGCCAAGGGCCCGAAAGAAAAAGGAAGAGAAAGAGTAAACTCTTAGTCCATTAAAGACTTTTAGCTCATGAGACTGGTTAAAATCATTCTCATCATACTTATCTTTTTCCTCACCGTCACCTTTTCACTGCAAAATGCAGAAGAGGTAACGATCCATTATTACGGATTAATAGATCCTTTTACCGTCCCTCTCTTTACTGTGGTATTGGTAACTGTGTTGCTGGGTATCATCATCGGTGCAGTGGGGGGGTTGTTGACCAATGTTAAGCTCCGTCTGGAGCTTAAAAGGCTAAAGAAAAAAATTGATAAGGCAAAAAGGGGACAGGAGATGTTGAAGGGTGAGGCCTTCCCCAAGCTGGAGTTTCCCCCTTCTCTCACAATCAAAGAATAAACCCCACAATCCCTGATATCGTGGCAAAAAAAGAAAATTTGAACTCCTTCTGGGAATATATTCAGAGGTCCCTATAAAAAATTATCTGAGATGCTCTCATCACTGTGATAATTTTCTCTCGTGTGAAGTGGAATGATTTAGATTGAGGTTTCTTCTCTAAGATGGTATAAGCATACCCGCGGGAGTGCGGAGCTTCGCAAAGAGGACCTACCGCCAGGGCGGGATTACTTTAATATTCGCAGCTTGCAAGCACACAAAGCGTAATGCAACAAGCCGTGCCAACACAATAAGGAGGCTTATATAATGAATGAGTCTCTAAAAATCACACAATTGGTATTACCACTTGCCTATGTCATAGGCGGATTTCTTGTTGGACTAATCATTGAAAAAATTGTCCTCAAGAAACTTAAGAAAATAGCCGAAAGGACCAAATGGAAAGGTGATATTATTGTCATCAACTCCCTGCGCGGCATGATTATCATTTGGTCGGTCATTGCCGGTATCTATGGCGCAGTCCTTAGTATCTCGATAAGCCCAACCCTGATGAGTAATCTCCAGAAGATTCTCCTAGTCGTTGTTATCCTTTCAGCAACAATAGCTTTAACGAAGATGGCGGCTGGTTTTGTTAATCTCTATATCAAGAGAGAAGATGTGCCTCTACCCTCAACGTCAATATTCATGAACTTAACAAAACTACTGGTCTTCCTTATCGGTATATTGGTTATACTGCAATCCCTTGGTATATCTATTACCCCCATACTGACTGCTTTGGGTGTCGGCGGACTTGCTGCTGCCTTGGCCCTCCAACCTACGCTCGCTAATCTATTTTCTGGGCTCCAAATCATTGCATCAAAACAGGTACGGCCAGGAGACTATATAAAACTTGATACAGGTGAAGAGGGTTATGTTACAGACATAAGCTGGCGCAATACAACCATCAGAGCACTCCCGAACAATATGATCATCGTTCCAAATTCCAAGCTGGCCTCTGCCATTATCATAAACTATTATCAGCCCCAACAGGAAATGTCAGTCCTGGTACAAATCGGTGTCAGTTACGACAGCGACCTCAGAAAAGTGGAAAAGGTCTCTATTGAGGTGGGAAAAGAGGTCATGAGGGAAGTTGAAGGAGGTGTTCCTGAATTTGAGCCGTTTATTCGTTATCATACCTTTGCCGATTCCAGTATTAACTTTACCGTGATTCTGCGTGCCAAGGAATACGTTGGTC
This is a stretch of genomic DNA from Deltaproteobacteria bacterium. It encodes these proteins:
- a CDS encoding DUF21 domain-containing protein; translated protein: MMEETNLVFMLIVLVVLLGFSAFFSGSETALMAISKLRLGHLAETMPVRAKLVERVLKRPERLIGTILLGNNLVNVAMSAIATALAISFWGQKGIAYVTVILTLAILIFAEITPKVYAKYFNERVSFITAPALNVIMTLFNPVIVVITYITNKILYLIGLDVAKIKRPLFTEAEVMTCIKMAWDEGAITAEERKMLSRVFTLNDKTVGEVMVPKEKMNVLHVDAPMEKIMKTILKTGNSRFPVTKGKDLDIVGFIHTKDFFKLIDAKRSISIRKILRPPYFVPADKKIDAQLRSFQAKRLHQAIVLDAGGKVAGLITLEDILEELVGSIRDEHDFT
- a CDS encoding LapA family protein produces the protein MRLVKIILIILIFFLTVTFSLQNAEEVTIHYYGLIDPFTVPLFTVVLVTVLLGIIIGAVGGLLTNVKLRLELKRLKKKIDKAKRGQEMLKGEAFPKLEFPPSLTIKE
- a CDS encoding mechanosensitive ion channel family protein, which encodes MNESLKITQLVLPLAYVIGGFLVGLIIEKIVLKKLKKIAERTKWKGDIIVINSLRGMIIIWSVIAGIYGAVLSISISPTLMSNLQKILLVVVILSATIALTKMAAGFVNLYIKREDVPLPSTSIFMNLTKLLVFLIGILVILQSLGISITPILTALGVGGLAAALALQPTLANLFSGLQIIASKQVRPGDYIKLDTGEEGYVTDISWRNTTIRALPNNMIIVPNSKLASAIIINYYQPQQEMSVLVQIGVSYDSDLRKVEKVSIEVGKEVMREVEGGVPEFEPFIRYHTFADSSINFTVILRAKEYVGQYLIKHEFVKRLHERYNKEGIVIPFPITTVYMKEEEI